CAATATCCTCAGCGTTCATGCCAGCTTCAAGAGCTAAACCTAACTCAGCAATAATATCACTAGCACCAACACCAGCAACTTGTGCTCCGACAAGAACATTATCTTCTTTAGTCGTTACTAAACGAACGAATCCTTCAGTAGCATTTAAAGAAAGTGCACGTCCATTACCTTGTAATGGGAATTTAGAAGCTTTTACATCTAAACCTTGTGCTTTAGCTTCTGCTTGAGTAAGTCCAACAGATGCTAATTCAGGATCTGTAAAACATACAGCAGGCATTGCTTTATAATCTACTGCAACTTTTTTACCAGAGATTGCTTCAGCAGCAATTTTAGCTTCGTAACTAGCTTTATGAGCTAAAGCTAAACCAGGAACAATATCTCCAATTGCATAGATATTTGATTTATTTGTGCGACCTTGTGCATCAACCGTAATTAAACCACGTTCTCCAACTTCAACACCAGCTTGTTCTAAGCCCAGTTCATCAGTATTAGGACGACGTCCAACCGTTACCATCACGTAGTCTGCATCAATTGATTTTTCAGCGCCATCTACTTCGTATTTAACTGTAACGCCATCTGCAGTTTCAATTGCTTCTTTAGCCATTGCACTAGTTTCAATTGTAACATTTTTCTTTTTAAAGTTATCTGTTACATATTTAACCATATCTTTTTCAAAGTTAGGCAAAATTGAAGGTGCTCCTTCTAAAATAACAACTTCAGCTCCTAAATTAGCATACGCTCCTGCTAATTCACTACCAATGTAACCTCCACCGATAACTACTAATTTTTTAGGAACTTCTTTAAGTGCTAATCCACCAGTTGAATCAATAATACGTTTGCCAAATTTGAAACCTTTGATTTCAATTGGACGGCTACCAGTAGCCACAATTGCATTATTAAAGCTATAGCTTTGTGCATTCGTTTCAGTCATAACACGTAAATCATGCTCATCAACGAAGAAAGCTTCACCTCTTAAAATTTCAACTTTGTGTTTTTTTAACAGCATTTCAACACCTGAAGTTAATGATTTAACTACTTTGTTATCTTTCCATTCTTGTGTTTTAGCAAAATCTAAAACCACATTTTCAGCAGTTACACCAAAAACCTCAGAATGCATTGCAT
This Carnobacterium maltaromaticum DSM 20342 DNA region includes the following protein-coding sequences:
- the lpdA gene encoding dihydrolipoyl dehydrogenase, whose amino-acid sequence is MVVGDFAIELDTVVIGSGPGGYVAAIRAAQMGQKVAIVEKEHIGGVCLNVGCIPSKALISAGHHYQDAMHSEVFGVTAENVVLDFAKTQEWKDNKVVKSLTSGVEMLLKKHKVEILRGEAFFVDEHDLRVMTETNAQSYSFNNAIVATGSRPIEIKGFKFGKRIIDSTGGLALKEVPKKLVVIGGGYIGSELAGAYANLGAEVVILEGAPSILPNFEKDMVKYVTDNFKKKNVTIETSAMAKEAIETADGVTVKYEVDGAEKSIDADYVMVTVGRRPNTDELGLEQAGVEVGERGLITVDAQGRTNKSNIYAIGDIVPGLALAHKASYEAKIAAEAISGKKVAVDYKAMPAVCFTDPELASVGLTQAEAKAQGLDVKASKFPLQGNGRALSLNATEGFVRLVTTKEDNVLVGAQVAGVGASDIIAELGLALEAGMNAEDIALTIHAHPSLAETVMDAAELALGLPIHI